In Streptomyces sp. NBC_01426, one genomic interval encodes:
- a CDS encoding DNA cytosine methyltransferase, producing the protein MTRKQPQPSRPGQIRVMDLFAGAGGFSAGFSHYTPRSGVNPFTSVAAVEFDPAAASTYAANFGGAHVYPGDIAGFDPTPFKGEVDVIMGGPPCQGFSGLGKQNPDDPRNELWQEYVRVVARVHPKVFVIENVDRFLKSPQFEDLRTASQTPGHPLYDYTVMPALLNAADYGVPQARRRVIVICTRKDLGEVLTHPEPTHAKHGHTGEVDTDAADTPPGPGSGSKRQAPLFDTRPTLPRWEPVSTVFERSAKRPLLDRMPDPRGGEPALVDGVQGHHLTTDLHFGRSPEDLSRARYKAIPENGNRKDLRGVHYRVDRSGNIRLSTEGPDYKRLKGPEFYLSTESWDNHNSGSGDVMGRLRAHTPSVTIRTEFYKPEKGRYLHPTADRPITHYEAALIQGFPEDFKWYGTKIQIARQIGNAVPVGLGTALAGAIHTFLARHM; encoded by the coding sequence ATGACCAGAAAGCAGCCCCAGCCGTCCCGGCCTGGCCAGATCCGGGTCATGGACCTCTTCGCCGGGGCGGGCGGCTTTTCTGCTGGTTTCTCCCATTACACCCCTCGTTCGGGCGTGAACCCCTTCACCTCGGTGGCGGCCGTCGAGTTCGACCCCGCGGCCGCGTCCACGTACGCGGCCAACTTCGGCGGGGCGCACGTCTACCCGGGCGACATCGCGGGCTTCGACCCCACCCCGTTCAAGGGCGAGGTCGACGTGATCATGGGGGGGCCGCCCTGCCAGGGCTTCTCCGGACTGGGCAAGCAGAACCCGGACGACCCCCGCAACGAGTTGTGGCAGGAGTACGTCCGGGTCGTGGCCCGGGTCCACCCCAAGGTCTTCGTGATCGAGAACGTCGACCGGTTCCTGAAGTCCCCGCAGTTCGAGGACCTGCGGACGGCCTCGCAGACCCCGGGCCACCCGCTCTACGACTACACCGTGATGCCCGCGCTGTTGAACGCAGCCGACTACGGGGTGCCCCAGGCCCGCCGGCGCGTGATCGTCATCTGCACGCGCAAGGACCTCGGAGAGGTGCTCACGCACCCCGAACCGACGCACGCGAAGCACGGCCACACGGGCGAGGTCGACACCGACGCGGCCGACACGCCCCCCGGTCCCGGCTCCGGCTCGAAGCGTCAGGCGCCCCTGTTCGACACCCGGCCCACGCTGCCGCGCTGGGAGCCGGTCTCCACGGTCTTCGAGCGGTCGGCGAAGCGGCCCCTCCTCGACCGGATGCCGGATCCGCGCGGCGGCGAGCCCGCCCTCGTGGACGGCGTACAGGGCCACCACCTCACCACGGACCTGCACTTCGGCCGCAGCCCGGAAGACCTCTCGCGCGCGAGGTACAAGGCGATCCCCGAGAACGGCAACCGCAAGGACCTCCGGGGCGTGCACTACCGCGTCGACCGGTCGGGGAACATCCGCCTGTCCACCGAGGGGCCGGACTACAAGCGCCTCAAGGGGCCAGAGTTCTACCTCTCCACGGAGAGCTGGGACAACCACAACTCGGGTTCCGGGGACGTGATGGGACGCCTGCGGGCGCACACCCCGTCGGTCACCATCCGCACCGAGTTCTACAAGCCCGAGAAGGGCCGGTACCTCCACCCCACCGCGGACCGGCCCATCACCCACTACGAGGCCGCCCTCATCCAGGGCTTCCCCGAGGACTTCAAGTGGTACGGGACGAA
- a CDS encoding SEC-C metal-binding domain-containing protein, with the protein MRPDTPAEHIAEAERLIRTATRYPEDQEPLLLQAAAHLELADARDRASTLYDQLLAGEPANPHLVKALQAANLWEYGHEAEARALIQGIRAAAPVDPAPWEVIAEALEAHDELTASEECFTEAANLLIPDSTPLTRATTALITGRHRVRRLLGLPHDDWDMVADTRHIGPIPLDELHDPKRIWALGSDDPAELRAEIARLRAELGDRRAALSRPFPVAILHWPQRELAELLTSYPTLSAEYPSHEAHLRDVETSLRALAASGTTNLGIVTASVPAFEAFAASEKTSPASPSLLVEFATTLAARGKATPWPPSPADSCWCASGKPYAECHGE; encoded by the coding sequence ATGCGCCCCGACACGCCTGCCGAGCACATCGCCGAAGCCGAGCGCCTCATCCGCACGGCGACCCGCTACCCCGAGGACCAGGAGCCCTTGCTCCTCCAGGCCGCGGCCCACCTCGAACTGGCCGACGCACGCGACCGGGCGAGCACGCTCTACGACCAACTCCTCGCCGGCGAACCGGCCAACCCGCACCTCGTGAAGGCCCTCCAGGCCGCGAACCTGTGGGAGTACGGTCACGAGGCCGAGGCTCGCGCCCTCATCCAGGGCATCCGTGCCGCCGCTCCGGTCGATCCGGCCCCCTGGGAGGTCATCGCCGAAGCCCTGGAGGCCCACGACGAGTTGACCGCCTCGGAGGAGTGCTTCACCGAAGCCGCGAACCTCCTCATTCCGGACAGCACCCCCCTGACCCGGGCCACCACCGCCCTCATCACCGGCCGGCACCGGGTCCGCCGTCTCCTCGGGCTTCCGCACGACGACTGGGACATGGTCGCCGACACCCGCCACATCGGGCCGATCCCGCTGGACGAGCTCCACGACCCCAAGCGCATCTGGGCCCTGGGCTCCGACGACCCGGCGGAGCTCCGCGCCGAGATCGCCCGCCTGCGCGCCGAGCTGGGCGACCGGCGGGCCGCCCTGTCCCGCCCCTTCCCGGTGGCCATCCTGCACTGGCCGCAGCGGGAACTGGCCGAGCTCCTCACCAGCTACCCGACCCTCTCCGCCGAGTACCCCTCGCACGAGGCCCACCTGCGGGACGTCGAGACCTCCCTGCGCGCCCTGGCCGCCTCGGGAACCACCAATCTCGGGATCGTCACCGCGAGCGTGCCCGCGTTCGAGGCCTTCGCGGCCTCGGAGAAGACCTCCCCGGCCTCCCCGAGCCTGCTCGTGGAGTTCGCGACCACCCTCGCCGCCCGCGGCAAGGCCACCCCGTGGCCCCCGTCGCCGGCGGACTCCTGCTGGTGCGCCTCGGGCAAGCCGTACGCGGAGTGCCACGGCGAATAG
- a CDS encoding class E sortase yields MRDHIPVVVQGSGRRARRAGLAGALWAAAELIVTAGVVVLLLVVHQVWWTNRQALAAARDEVHALERSWAEKPAGVAPAPDPPPGEGATPAPEGVPESAPQSRDEPGSGVEGSPGTGPGTGSGGSAAAGRGVEPPAREGSYAILRIPRLGVVVPVAQGIDKRAVLDKGYAGHYPGTAAPGARGNFALAGHRNTHGEPFRYINRLRAGDELIVDVRGERYTYVVGKALAQTTERDTGVIAPVPRSVVRPDQGYTEPGAYITLTTCTPEYTSRYRLVVWGTLRR; encoded by the coding sequence GTGCGGGATCACATACCTGTGGTGGTGCAGGGGAGCGGCCGGCGGGCGCGCCGGGCCGGTCTCGCGGGGGCGCTGTGGGCGGCCGCCGAGCTGATCGTCACGGCCGGCGTGGTGGTGTTGTTGCTGGTGGTGCACCAGGTGTGGTGGACGAACCGGCAGGCCCTGGCCGCCGCGCGGGACGAGGTCCACGCCCTGGAGCGGTCCTGGGCCGAGAAGCCGGCCGGCGTCGCCCCCGCCCCCGACCCGCCCCCGGGCGAGGGGGCGACGCCGGCCCCCGAGGGCGTCCCGGAATCCGCGCCGCAGTCGCGGGACGAGCCCGGGTCGGGCGTGGAAGGGAGTCCGGGCACCGGTCCGGGCACCGGTTCCGGCGGGTCCGCCGCGGCCGGCCGCGGAGTCGAGCCGCCGGCGCGCGAGGGTTCGTACGCGATCCTGCGCATCCCGCGCCTGGGCGTCGTGGTGCCTGTGGCGCAGGGGATCGACAAGCGGGCCGTCCTGGACAAGGGGTACGCCGGGCACTACCCCGGTACGGCCGCGCCCGGCGCGCGGGGGAACTTCGCGCTGGCCGGGCACCGCAACACCCATGGGGAACCCTTCCGGTACATCAACCGGCTGCGCGCCGGGGACGAGCTGATCGTCGACGTGCGGGGCGAGCGGTACACGTACGTCGTGGGGAAGGCCCTCGCGCAGACCACCGAGCGGGACACCGGGGTGATCGCGCCCGTGCCCCGCAGCGTGGTCCGACCCGATCAGGGCTACACCGAGCCGGGCGCCTACATCACGTTGACGACCTGCACGCCCGAGTACACGTCCCGGTACCGGCTGGTGGTGTGGGGGACCCTGAGGCGCTGA
- a CDS encoding DUF6412 domain-containing protein, translating to MTLLLLGGFLGLLLGENGLAAAVVALAAAVAVGAAALAASLVRPVPPHRIRTAIRDREHRTAFLPQRDPDASGRSRPRAPGRLVPTAA from the coding sequence ATGACCCTGCTGCTGCTCGGCGGGTTCCTCGGGCTCCTGCTCGGGGAGAACGGCCTGGCCGCCGCGGTGGTCGCACTCGCCGCCGCCGTCGCCGTGGGCGCCGCGGCCCTGGCCGCCAGCCTCGTGCGGCCCGTGCCGCCCCACCGCATACGCACCGCCATCCGCGATCGCGAGCACCGGACGGCGTTCCTGCCGCAGCGCGATCCCGACGCCTCCGGCCGGTCGCGGCCCAGGGCACCCGGCCGCCTCGTCCCGACGGCCGCGTAG
- a CDS encoding YidC/Oxa1 family membrane protein insertase, with amino-acid sequence MSVFTHLVAQLGRLLEPVLAESATAAAIVLFTVLVRLALHPLSRAAFRGATPMAGCLPMLLQLPVFFVMYQAFSSAKVSGAANELLGHRLFAAPLGDRWTDALGEGGVFGAPGLVFLGLFAAIAAVAAWSAVRGRRAAAAAPPVPVALPVGAAKGAAAKRVAAKGAATKGAAAKSGARGSAAAAANALPQVTAEQQAMMRKLGGVLPLLSFGTLITAAVVPLAAGLYLLTTTAWTVAERAWLQHREERQGDGAQPSSL; translated from the coding sequence GTGTCCGTTTTCACTCACCTTGTTGCCCAGCTGGGCCGGCTTCTGGAGCCGGTACTGGCCGAGTCCGCGACCGCCGCCGCGATCGTGCTGTTCACCGTGCTCGTACGGCTCGCCCTGCACCCGCTCAGTCGGGCCGCCTTCCGGGGCGCGACCCCGATGGCCGGGTGCCTGCCGATGCTGCTGCAACTGCCGGTGTTCTTCGTGATGTACCAGGCCTTCTCCTCGGCGAAGGTGAGCGGGGCGGCCAACGAACTGCTGGGCCACCGGCTGTTCGCCGCGCCGCTCGGGGACCGGTGGACCGACGCCCTCGGCGAGGGCGGTGTGTTCGGGGCGCCGGGGCTGGTGTTCCTCGGGCTGTTCGCGGCGATCGCGGCGGTGGCCGCCTGGAGCGCGGTGCGCGGACGGCGCGCCGCCGCGGCCGCGCCGCCGGTCCCGGTCGCCCTGCCCGTCGGCGCGGCCAAGGGGGCCGCGGCGAAGCGGGTCGCCGCGAAGGGTGCCGCGACGAAGGGTGCCGCGGCGAAGTCCGGTGCCCGGGGGAGTGCGGCGGCCGCCGCGAACGCACTCCCGCAGGTCACGGCCGAGCAGCAGGCGATGATGCGCAAGCTGGGCGGCGTACTGCCCCTGCTGTCCTTCGGGACGCTGATCACCGCCGCCGTGGTGCCGCTGGCCGCCGGGCTGTACCTGCTGACCACCACCGCGTGGACCGTCGCCGAACGCGCCTGGCTCCAGCACCGCGAGGAGCGGCAGGGCGACGGAGCGCAGCCTTCCAGTCTGTGA
- a CDS encoding fumarylacetoacetate hydrolase family protein → MKLLRVGPVGSERPALLDQDGTLRDLSGLITDVDGALLADDSVLSRVRAAAASGELPVLDAEGLRVGSPIGRIGKIVGIGLNYFAHATEVGAEPPAEPILFLKAADTVVGPDDTVLIPRGSVKTDWEAELGVVIGATARYLDSAEEGLAHVAGYTLVNDVSEREFQIERGGTWDKGKNCETFTPLGPWLVTADEVADPQRLDVRLWVNGVLRQDGNTADQIFPVGEVVRYLSRFMTLYPGDVIVTGTPAGVAMGQPEPKPYLRAGDVVELEIEGLGRQRQEFKGA, encoded by the coding sequence ATGAAGCTGCTGCGTGTCGGACCGGTCGGGTCGGAGCGCCCCGCGCTGCTCGACCAGGACGGAACCCTGCGGGACCTGTCCGGCCTGATCACGGATGTGGACGGCGCCCTGCTCGCCGACGACTCCGTGCTGTCGCGGGTACGGGCAGCGGCGGCGTCCGGGGAACTGCCGGTGCTCGACGCCGAAGGGCTGCGCGTCGGGTCGCCGATCGGCCGCATCGGCAAGATCGTGGGCATCGGCCTGAACTACTTCGCCCACGCGACCGAGGTCGGCGCGGAACCCCCGGCCGAGCCGATCCTGTTCCTCAAGGCCGCGGACACCGTGGTCGGCCCGGACGACACGGTGCTGATCCCGCGCGGCAGCGTGAAGACCGACTGGGAGGCGGAACTCGGCGTCGTCATCGGCGCCACCGCCCGCTACCTGGACTCCGCCGAGGAGGGCCTGGCCCACGTCGCCGGGTACACGCTGGTGAACGACGTCTCCGAGCGCGAGTTCCAGATCGAGCGCGGCGGCACCTGGGACAAGGGCAAGAACTGCGAGACCTTCACCCCGCTCGGCCCCTGGCTGGTGACGGCCGACGAGGTCGCCGACCCGCAGCGGTTGGACGTGCGGCTGTGGGTCAACGGCGTCCTGCGGCAGGACGGCAACACGGCCGACCAGATCTTCCCGGTCGGCGAGGTCGTGCGGTACCTGAGCCGCTTCATGACGCTGTACCCGGGCGACGTCATCGTCACCGGCACGCCGGCCGGCGTGGCCATGGGGCAGCCGGAACCGAAGCCGTACCTGCGGGCGGGCGACGTCGTGGAGCTGGAGATCGAGGGCCTCGGCCGGCAGCGCCAGGAGTTCAAGGGCGCGTAG
- a CDS encoding Gfo/Idh/MocA family protein, translated as MNATSPLRVGLIGYGLAGSVFHAPLVSATEGLALDTVVTSDPDRQAQAREAHPGIRIAESPDALWSDGDGVPPVDLVVIAAPNKTHVPLATAALTAGVPVVVDKPLAATAAEARELAALSDRTGTFLSVFQNRRWDNDFLTVRRLIADGELGEVQRFESRFERWRPQLKGGWRESGRPEELGGLLYDLGSHVVDQALVLFGPAVRVYAEADVRRPGAEADDDTFIAITHAGGVRSHLYVSATTAQYGPRFRVLGSRAGYVKYGLDPQEAALREGLRPSTAEGVLWGEEEPHLWGRLGSGESPLTGSGIPVPTEHGDYPAYYAAVEAALRTGGPAPVTAREAADCLAVLEAARRSSDEGVTVSLEQ; from the coding sequence ATGAACGCCACCTCCCCGCTCCGCGTCGGCCTCATCGGCTACGGACTCGCCGGTTCCGTTTTCCATGCTCCGCTGGTGTCCGCCACCGAGGGACTCGCCCTCGACACGGTCGTCACCTCCGACCCGGACCGTCAGGCCCAGGCCCGCGAGGCCCACCCGGGCATCCGGATCGCGGAGTCCCCCGACGCGCTCTGGTCCGACGGCGACGGCGTCCCGCCCGTCGACCTGGTCGTGATCGCCGCCCCCAACAAGACGCACGTCCCGCTCGCCACGGCCGCCCTCACCGCCGGCGTGCCGGTGGTCGTGGACAAGCCGCTCGCCGCGACCGCGGCCGAGGCCCGCGAACTCGCCGCCCTCTCCGACAGGACCGGCACCTTCCTGTCCGTCTTCCAGAACCGCCGCTGGGACAACGACTTCCTCACCGTGCGCCGGCTCATCGCGGACGGGGAACTCGGCGAGGTCCAGCGCTTCGAGTCCCGGTTCGAGCGGTGGCGCCCGCAGCTCAAGGGCGGCTGGCGGGAGTCCGGCAGGCCCGAGGAGCTCGGCGGCCTGCTGTACGACCTCGGCAGCCACGTGGTCGACCAGGCGCTGGTGCTGTTCGGTCCGGCCGTGCGCGTCTACGCGGAGGCCGACGTGCGCCGCCCGGGCGCGGAGGCGGACGACGACACGTTCATCGCGATCACCCACGCGGGCGGGGTCCGCTCCCACCTGTACGTCAGCGCCACCACCGCGCAGTATGGGCCCCGGTTCCGGGTCCTCGGCTCCCGCGCCGGCTACGTGAAGTACGGCCTCGACCCGCAGGAGGCCGCGCTGCGCGAGGGCCTGCGGCCGAGCACGGCCGAGGGCGTGCTGTGGGGCGAGGAGGAACCGCACCTGTGGGGCCGGCTGGGCTCCGGCGAGTCCCCGCTGACCGGCAGCGGCATCCCGGTGCCGACCGAGCACGGCGACTACCCGGCCTACTACGCGGCGGTCGAGGCGGCCCTGCGCACGGGCGGCCCCGCCCCCGTCACCGCCCGGGAGGCGGCCGACTGCCTGGCCGTCCTGGAGGCGGCCCGCCGGTCGTCGGACGAGGGCGTGACGGTGTCCCTGGAACAGTGA
- a CDS encoding ROK family transcriptional regulator: MNRGNQPNEGNEGSRGGANLPALRGHNEALLLDLLRGTGPAGLGRTELAARTGLTPQAVSKITVRLVADGLVAEAGRGASTGGKPRTLLRLVPEARHAIGVHLDRDELRAVRVDLAGGVVERFRGPVDFGAGPGAAVAETARVIGRLSGDAGAPPLLGVGVAAPGPLDWRTGVFGPVTGFPAWEGFALRSALAQRLGPDLPVVVDKDTNAGVAVAGADPGGAVYLHVGTGLGAGLRLAGEVYRGARSAAGEFGHQVLELDGPRCRCGGRGCVEALCLGAVDRGDLVEAARILGEGAANVVALLDVERVLLGGRVVEAAPEVFLAGVRAALAGRKALPAPVVAVAAGGVAEGAAELVLGVFFGRGLGRWAPSGSAVESGGAMLGRGRRGEG; encoded by the coding sequence GTGAACCGGGGCAATCAGCCCAATGAGGGCAACGAGGGAAGCCGGGGCGGCGCCAACCTGCCGGCATTGCGCGGCCACAACGAGGCGCTGCTGCTGGACCTGTTGCGCGGGACCGGACCGGCCGGACTCGGACGCACCGAACTCGCCGCCCGCACCGGCCTCACCCCCCAGGCCGTCAGCAAGATCACGGTGCGGCTGGTCGCGGACGGCCTGGTCGCGGAGGCCGGGCGCGGCGCGTCGACCGGCGGCAAGCCGCGCACCCTGCTGCGGCTGGTCCCCGAGGCCCGGCACGCCATCGGGGTGCACCTGGACCGCGACGAGCTGCGCGCCGTACGGGTCGACCTCGCGGGCGGCGTCGTCGAGCGCTTCCGCGGCCCCGTCGACTTCGGGGCCGGGCCCGGGGCGGCGGTGGCGGAGACGGCGCGCGTGATCGGTCGCCTCTCCGGTGACGCGGGGGCGCCGCCGCTGCTCGGCGTGGGGGTCGCCGCCCCGGGTCCGCTCGACTGGCGCACCGGGGTGTTCGGCCCGGTGACGGGGTTCCCCGCATGGGAGGGGTTCGCGCTGCGGTCGGCCCTGGCGCAGCGGCTGGGGCCGGACCTGCCGGTGGTCGTGGACAAGGACACCAACGCCGGGGTGGCGGTGGCCGGCGCCGACCCGGGCGGCGCCGTGTACCTGCACGTCGGGACCGGTCTGGGCGCGGGACTGCGGCTGGCCGGCGAGGTGTACCGGGGGGCGCGCTCGGCGGCCGGCGAGTTCGGCCACCAGGTGCTGGAACTGGACGGGCCGCGCTGCCGGTGCGGGGGCCGCGGGTGCGTGGAGGCGCTCTGCCTGGGCGCGGTGGACCGGGGCGACCTCGTCGAGGCGGCGCGGATCCTGGGCGAGGGCGCCGCGAACGTGGTGGCGCTGCTGGACGTGGAGCGGGTCCTGCTGGGCGGGCGGGTGGTGGAGGCCGCGCCGGAGGTGTTCCTGGCGGGGGTGCGGGCCGCGCTGGCCGGGCGGAAGGCGCTCCCCGCGCCGGTCGTCGCGGTGGCGGCGGGCGGTGTCGCGGAGGGCGCGGCGGAGCTGGTGCTGGGGGTGTTCTTCGGGCGGGGCCTGGGTCGGTGGGCGCCGTCGGGGAGTGCCGTCGAGAGTGGCGGCGCGATGCTCGGCCGGGGTCGCCGGGGCGAGGGTTGA
- a CDS encoding GntR family transcriptional regulator codes for MEERTRYQPHRPGLPVRSGIPEHGRIPKYYAVKARISVLVEELGEGGTLPTERDLAERYEVSRETVRQALRELLLEGRLRRSGRGTVVAGPKLEQPLSLASYTEGVRRQGRRPGRTLIGLEQFPCPAELGRGIGAEAGEPIWHLERVLLADDERVGLESTYIRVARAPRLDSDFKPDSSFYGYLNDSLGIAFGDADEKLETVLATPREALLIGTPPALPMLLIHRFSRDQGGAPLERVRSLYRGDRFSFTTRLRPE; via the coding sequence GTGGAAGAACGCACCCGGTACCAGCCGCACCGCCCCGGCCTGCCCGTGCGCTCGGGGATCCCCGAGCACGGTCGCATCCCCAAGTACTACGCGGTCAAGGCCCGCATCTCCGTGCTCGTCGAGGAGCTGGGGGAGGGCGGGACACTGCCCACCGAACGTGATCTCGCCGAGCGGTACGAGGTGTCGCGGGAGACGGTGCGCCAAGCCCTGCGCGAGCTGCTGCTGGAGGGGCGCCTGCGCCGCTCGGGACGCGGCACCGTCGTCGCCGGACCGAAGCTGGAACAGCCGCTCTCGCTCGCGAGCTACACCGAGGGCGTGCGCCGTCAGGGCCGCCGCCCCGGCCGCACCCTGATCGGCCTGGAGCAGTTCCCCTGCCCGGCCGAACTCGGCCGCGGCATCGGCGCCGAGGCCGGCGAGCCGATCTGGCACCTGGAGCGCGTGCTCCTCGCGGACGACGAGCGGGTGGGCCTGGAGAGCACGTACATCCGGGTCGCCCGGGCACCCCGGTTGGACAGCGATTTCAAGCCGGACTCCTCCTTCTACGGCTACCTCAACGACAGCCTCGGCATCGCGTTCGGCGACGCCGACGAAAAGCTGGAGACGGTGCTCGCGACACCGCGCGAAGCCCTGCTGATCGGCACTCCGCCCGCCCTTCCGATGCTGCTCATCCACCGGTTCTCGCGCGATCAGGGGGGCGCCCCCCTGGAGCGTGTGCGTTCGCTCTACCGTGGTGACCGGTTCAGCTTCACGACGAGGCTGCGGCCCGAATAG
- a CDS encoding TIGR03364 family FAD-dependent oxidoreductase has protein sequence MRVIVVGGGVVGTMHAWQAVERGHEVVQIEREAEARGASLRNFGQIWVSGRAGGEELDTALRARELWERIGAEVPGLGFRAIGSLTPVRGAREYAVAEAAAARPDAAARGYELVTAAAARKINPALRGEFDAALWCERDAAVEPRTAQPHLREALRATGRYTFLPGREVREVVGPGAVRDDHGDVHRGDAVILATGAWLSGLVRELEPDLPVRRVRLQMMQTAPLGEPLTTSVADADSFRYYPAYRSDALDALNAEQAQAPIAAEHRMQLLMVQRRDGGLTIGDTHEYEHPFAFDTLEDPYEHLTGVVESLLGRPLPKIRHRWAGVYAQCTDTTRVVHRKQVSDGVWLVTGPGGRGMTCSPAIAETTANELGW, from the coding sequence GTGAGAGTCATAGTCGTCGGAGGCGGCGTGGTCGGCACCATGCACGCCTGGCAAGCAGTCGAACGCGGCCACGAGGTCGTCCAGATCGAGCGGGAGGCCGAGGCCCGGGGCGCGTCCCTGCGCAATTTCGGCCAGATCTGGGTCAGCGGACGGGCCGGCGGGGAGGAGCTCGACACCGCCCTGCGGGCCCGCGAGCTCTGGGAGCGCATCGGCGCGGAGGTGCCCGGCCTGGGCTTCCGCGCCATCGGCTCCCTCACCCCCGTACGGGGCGCCCGCGAGTACGCCGTGGCGGAGGCGGCCGCGGCCCGGCCCGACGCCGCCGCCCGCGGCTACGAGCTGGTCACCGCCGCCGCGGCCCGGAAGATCAACCCGGCGCTGCGCGGCGAGTTCGACGCCGCCCTGTGGTGCGAACGGGACGCGGCCGTCGAACCGCGCACCGCTCAGCCGCACCTGCGGGAGGCCCTGCGCGCCACGGGCCGGTACACCTTCCTCCCCGGGCGCGAGGTCCGCGAGGTCGTCGGCCCCGGCGCCGTCCGCGACGACCACGGCGACGTCCACCGCGGCGACGCGGTGATCCTCGCCACCGGAGCCTGGCTGAGCGGCCTGGTCCGCGAGCTGGAACCGGACCTCCCCGTGCGCCGGGTCCGGCTGCAGATGATGCAGACCGCCCCGCTCGGCGAGCCGCTGACCACGTCGGTCGCCGACGCGGACAGCTTCCGCTACTACCCCGCCTACCGCAGCGACGCCCTGGACGCCCTCAACGCCGAGCAGGCGCAGGCGCCCATCGCCGCCGAGCACCGGATGCAGCTCCTGATGGTGCAGCGCCGGGACGGCGGACTGACCATCGGCGACACCCACGAGTACGAGCACCCCTTCGCGTTCGACACCCTCGAAGACCCCTACGAGCACCTCACCGGGGTCGTCGAATCGCTCCTGGGCCGCCCGCTGCCGAAGATCAGGCACCGCTGGGCGGGCGTGTACGCGCAGTGCACCGACACCACCCGCGTCGTCCACCGCAAGCAGGTGAGCGACGGCGTCTGGCTGGTGACCGGACCGGGCGGGCGCGGCATGACCTGCTCGCCCGCCATAGCCGAGACCACCGCGAACGAACTGGGCTGGTAA
- a CDS encoding phosphonatase-like hydrolase, with protein sequence MNTESTSKPSATSRPSATGNTATPDRTITPGGLIVLDMAGTTVADGGLVEQAFGRAAEHLGVEPGSADHAAKLQYVRDTMGESKISVFRRLFGDEDLARQANATFEEAYAELVDGGLVSPIPGARETIEKLRGDGRTVVLTTGFARVTQDAILDALGWHDLADLTLCPADAGGRGRPYPDMVLAAFLRTGAVADVRETVVAGDTAYDMLGGRRAGAGIVAGVLTGAHDRRALDEHGATHVLGSIAELPALLAPESGT encoded by the coding sequence ATGAACACCGAATCCACGAGCAAGCCGAGCGCCACGAGCAGGCCGAGCGCCACGGGCAACACGGCCACCCCCGACCGGACGATCACCCCCGGCGGGCTGATCGTCCTCGACATGGCCGGCACCACCGTCGCCGACGGCGGCCTCGTCGAGCAGGCCTTCGGGCGCGCCGCCGAGCACCTCGGCGTCGAGCCCGGCAGCGCCGACCACGCCGCGAAGCTCCAGTACGTCCGCGACACCATGGGCGAGTCGAAGATCTCCGTCTTCCGCCGGCTCTTCGGCGACGAGGACCTCGCCCGACAGGCCAACGCGACCTTCGAGGAGGCGTACGCGGAACTCGTCGACGGGGGCCTCGTCAGCCCGATCCCCGGCGCCCGCGAGACCATCGAGAAGCTGCGCGGCGACGGCCGCACCGTCGTCCTGACCACCGGCTTCGCCCGCGTCACCCAGGACGCCATCCTGGACGCCCTCGGCTGGCACGACCTCGCCGACCTCACCCTGTGCCCCGCCGACGCGGGCGGTCGCGGCCGGCCCTACCCGGACATGGTGCTGGCCGCGTTCCTGCGCACCGGCGCGGTGGCCGACGTACGCGAGACGGTCGTCGCCGGCGACACGGCGTACGACATGCTCGGCGGCCGCCGCGCCGGCGCCGGGATCGTGGCGGGCGTCCTCACCGGCGCCCACGACCGCCGGGCCCTCGACGAGCACGGCGCGACCCACGTCCTCGGCTCCATCGCCGAACTCCCCGCGCTGTTGGCCCCGGAGTCCGGCACGTGA